A region from the Triticum urartu cultivar G1812 chromosome 1, Tu2.1, whole genome shotgun sequence genome encodes:
- the LOC125529631 gene encoding uncharacterized protein At5g01610-like, translating into MATYPILLPLLAAVAVAAASSAEDTPTAYEMLERYDFPRGILPEGVEGYELDRDGGFQVYFPRECEFLLAKQWLVKYDTRIAGAASAGKLAALQGIYVKVLFLWIPVAEVDRAGERLSFYIGPVSTSFPLSDFASSPHCRGYHDRAAVAAAVS; encoded by the coding sequence ATGGCCACCTACCCcatcctcctccccctcctcgccgccgtcgccgtggCGGCAGCGTCGTCCGCGGAGGACACGCCAACGGCGTACGAGATGCTGGAGCGGTACGACTTCCCGCggggcatcctgccggagggggtgGAGGGGTACGAGCTCGATCGGGACGGCGGCTTCCAGGTGTACTTCCCGCGGGAGTGCGAGTTCCTGCTAGCCAAGCAGTGGCTGGTCAAGTACGACACGCGCATCGCCGGCGCCGCCAGCGCGGGCAAGCTCGCGGCGCTGCAGGGCATCTACGTCAAGGTACTCTTCCTGTGGATCCCCGTCGCCGAGGTCGACCGCGCCGGCGAACGCCTCAGCTTCTACATCGGCCCCGTCTCCACGTCCTTCCCGCTAAGCGACTTCGCCAGCAGCCCGCACTGCCGCGGCTACCACGACCGCGCCGCCGTCGCTGCGGCCGTCTCGTGA